In one Kitasatospora cineracea genomic region, the following are encoded:
- a CDS encoding GOLPH3/VPS74 family protein, translated as MGRGRRTIPEELLLLALDPATGTTAQPQTLDLGLAGAQLVELSLAGRIVPDGDRIAVVVPRPTGDPTLDHALELLRRRGSPVRAAHWIGGPRLGLRQTYLAHLERCGMVTAVAGQVCGVLPTTRYQASDDCTNAAIKQRLDTAIRTGVPPDPRTAALAALAHAVGLGKHLYPGNEGRSSRSRLRDLIRYDPLGGMVAHAVMDVQNGLPAQQQQGRSAPAGSRGPAGRPAAAGRGVASRVGAR; from the coding sequence ATGGGCAGAGGCCGTCGAACCATTCCTGAGGAGCTCTTGTTGCTCGCGCTGGACCCGGCCACGGGTACCACCGCGCAGCCGCAGACCCTCGACCTCGGACTTGCCGGGGCGCAGCTCGTCGAGCTGTCCCTGGCCGGAAGGATAGTCCCGGACGGGGACCGGATCGCCGTGGTGGTGCCACGGCCGACCGGTGATCCGACCCTTGACCACGCACTGGAACTACTGCGCCGGCGCGGCAGCCCGGTGCGCGCCGCGCACTGGATCGGCGGCCCGCGCCTGGGCCTGCGGCAGACGTACCTGGCGCACCTGGAACGGTGCGGCATGGTGACGGCTGTGGCCGGGCAGGTCTGCGGGGTGCTGCCGACGACGCGCTACCAGGCGTCGGACGACTGCACCAACGCGGCGATCAAGCAGCGGCTGGACACGGCGATCCGCACCGGCGTGCCGCCGGACCCGCGGACGGCGGCGCTGGCGGCGCTGGCGCACGCGGTCGGCCTGGGCAAGCACCTGTACCCGGGCAACGAGGGGCGGTCCTCGCGCTCCCGGCTGCGAGACCTGATCAGGTACGACCCGCTGGGCGGCATGGTGGCCCACGCGGTGATGGACGTGCAGAACGGTCTGCCCGCCCAGCAGCAGCAGGGCAGGTCGGCGCCCGCGGGTTCGCGCGGTCCGGCCGGTCGTCCGGCGGCCGCGGGGCGCGGGGTGGCCAGCAGGGTGGGCGCGCGATGA
- a CDS encoding ADP-ribosylglycohydrolase family protein, producing MPLWSRAQQQDFRSRVRGCLLGGAIGDALGGGIEFEQLEQIRAAHGEAGVAGYVPAYGRRGAITDDTQMTLFTVDGLIRSHISRDAGSWHPPSDVHRAYLRWYATQQDWGPDERRKDLGWLGREEWLYARRAPGQACLSGLAGTESGPLPTVEEPRNPGSKGCGTVMRAAPFGLLTAWDPALVFQLAVECSVLTHGHPTGYLSAGAFAVIVHAVARGGTLEEGVHLALALLSERTGHEETTAALRAALDAVRAGAPSPERVEELGEGWVAEEALAIGLYCALVAEDVRSGLLLAVNHSGDSDSTGSICGNLLGALHGETALPPDLLAELEGRGTVLELADDLVLELLHGPELHGTEAWSVRYPAADA from the coding sequence ATGCCTCTGTGGTCACGCGCCCAGCAGCAGGACTTCCGCAGCCGGGTCCGGGGCTGCCTGCTCGGCGGGGCGATCGGGGACGCGCTCGGCGGCGGCATCGAGTTCGAGCAGCTGGAGCAGATCCGCGCGGCCCACGGCGAGGCGGGCGTGGCCGGCTACGTCCCCGCGTACGGGCGGCGCGGCGCGATCACCGACGACACCCAGATGACGCTGTTCACCGTCGACGGCCTGATCCGCTCCCACATCAGCCGCGACGCCGGCTCCTGGCACCCGCCGTCCGACGTGCACCGCGCCTACCTGCGCTGGTACGCCACCCAGCAGGACTGGGGCCCGGACGAGCGCCGCAAGGACCTGGGCTGGCTCGGCCGGGAGGAGTGGCTGTACGCCCGCCGGGCCCCCGGCCAGGCCTGCCTGTCCGGGCTGGCCGGCACCGAGAGCGGCCCGCTGCCGACCGTCGAGGAGCCGCGCAACCCGGGCTCCAAGGGCTGCGGCACCGTGATGCGGGCCGCCCCGTTCGGGCTGCTCACCGCCTGGGACCCGGCGCTGGTCTTCCAGCTCGCCGTCGAGTGCTCGGTGCTGACCCACGGCCACCCCACCGGCTACCTGTCCGCCGGGGCGTTCGCGGTGATCGTCCACGCGGTGGCCCGCGGCGGCACCCTGGAGGAGGGCGTGCACCTGGCGCTGGCGCTGCTCTCCGAGCGCACCGGCCACGAGGAGACCACCGCCGCGCTGCGCGCCGCCCTGGACGCGGTGCGGGCCGGCGCGCCGTCCCCCGAGCGGGTCGAGGAGCTCGGCGAGGGCTGGGTGGCCGAGGAGGCGCTCGCCATCGGCCTGTACTGCGCGCTGGTCGCCGAGGACGTCCGCAGCGGCCTGCTGCTGGCCGTCAACCACTCCGGCGACAGCGACTCCACCGGCTCGATCTGCGGCAACCTGCTGGGCGCCCTGCACGGCGAGACCGCCCTCCCGCCGGACCTGCTGGCCGAGCTGGAGGGCCGCGGCACCGTCCTGGAACTCGCCGACGACCTGGTGCTGGAACTGCTGCACGGCCCCGAACTGCACGGCACCGAGGCCTGGTCGGTCCGCTACCCGGCCGCGGACGCCTGA
- a CDS encoding bifunctional FO biosynthesis protein CofGH, with protein MSPQRPPVPAAVPVQAPTATAMRRALRRARDGVALDAAEAAVLLQARGEDLGQLCAVAARLRDAGLEQAGRPGVITYSRKVFVPLTRLCRDRCHYCTFATVPGRLRKDGHGLYLSPDEVLDIARKGAELGCKEALFTLGDRPEDRWPEAREWLDAHGYDDTLAYVRAMAVRVLEETGLLPHLNPGVLSWTDFQRLKPVAPSMGMMLETTAVRLWSEPGGPHHGSPDKEPAVRLRVLEDAGRSAVPFTTGVLIGIGESYEERAESLLAIRKVARAYQGVQEVIVQNFRAKPDTAMRAMPDAELSELAAAVAVARLLLGPAARIQAPPNLVDAEYALLIGAGIDDWGGVSPLTPDHVNPERPWPHVEELAERTAAAGFTLRERLTIHPEYLKRGEPWLDPRLLPHVRALADPATGLAVEGARPVGLPWQEPDAPMTGGGRTDLFRTVDTEGRTGDRRSDFDDVYGDWEALREQAALPAPRRIDADLRAALSTAADDPEQLTDDQALALFQADGDALDALTRIADELRRDTVGEDVTYCVTRNINFTNVCYTGCRFCAFAQRRTDADAYTLSLDQVAERAEQAWQVGATEVCMQGGIHPDLPGTAYFDIARAVKERVPGIHVHAFSPMEVVNGATRTGLSIRDWLAAAKDAGLDSIPGTAAEILDDEVRWVLTKGKLPAATWVEVVTAAHELGLRSSSTMMYGHVDTPRHWLGHLRLLAQVQQRTGGFTEFVTLPFVHTNAPVYLAGIARPGPTARDNRAVTAMARLLLHPHIPNIQTSWVKLGAEGAAEMLRSGANDLGGTLMEETISRMAGSGWGSYKSVRDLEAIAALAGRPSRQRTTLYGEVPAERRAAALASDGHLPRLLPVLD; from the coding sequence ATGAGCCCTCAGCGCCCGCCCGTGCCCGCTGCCGTCCCCGTCCAGGCCCCGACCGCGACCGCGATGCGGCGGGCGCTGCGCCGGGCCCGGGACGGGGTGGCGCTGGACGCGGCGGAGGCGGCGGTGCTGCTGCAGGCCCGCGGCGAGGACCTGGGGCAGCTGTGCGCGGTCGCCGCCCGGCTCCGCGACGCCGGGCTGGAGCAGGCCGGGCGCCCCGGCGTCATCACCTACTCCCGCAAGGTGTTCGTCCCGCTCACCCGGCTGTGCCGGGACCGCTGCCACTACTGCACCTTCGCCACCGTGCCCGGCCGGCTCCGCAAGGACGGCCACGGCCTGTACCTGTCCCCGGACGAGGTGCTGGACATCGCCCGCAAGGGCGCCGAACTCGGCTGCAAGGAAGCGCTGTTCACGCTCGGCGACCGCCCCGAGGACCGCTGGCCGGAGGCCCGCGAGTGGCTGGACGCGCACGGCTACGACGACACCCTCGCCTACGTCCGGGCGATGGCGGTGCGGGTGCTGGAGGAGACCGGGCTGCTGCCGCACCTCAACCCCGGGGTGCTGTCCTGGACGGACTTCCAGCGGCTCAAGCCGGTCGCCCCGTCGATGGGCATGATGCTGGAGACCACCGCCGTCCGCCTCTGGTCGGAGCCCGGCGGCCCGCACCACGGCTCGCCCGACAAGGAGCCCGCCGTCCGGCTGCGGGTGCTGGAGGACGCCGGACGCAGCGCGGTGCCGTTCACCACCGGCGTGCTGATCGGCATCGGCGAGAGCTACGAGGAGCGGGCCGAGTCGCTGCTGGCGATCCGCAAGGTGGCCCGCGCCTACCAGGGCGTGCAGGAGGTGATCGTGCAGAACTTCCGGGCCAAGCCGGACACCGCGATGCGCGCCATGCCGGACGCCGAACTGTCCGAGCTGGCCGCCGCGGTGGCGGTGGCCCGGCTGCTGCTCGGCCCCGCCGCCCGGATCCAGGCCCCGCCGAACCTGGTGGACGCCGAGTACGCGCTGCTGATCGGCGCGGGCATCGACGACTGGGGCGGCGTCTCCCCGCTGACGCCCGACCACGTCAACCCGGAGCGCCCCTGGCCGCACGTCGAAGAGCTGGCCGAACGGACCGCCGCCGCCGGGTTCACCCTGCGCGAGCGGTTGACGATCCACCCCGAGTACCTGAAGCGCGGCGAGCCCTGGCTGGACCCGCGGCTGCTCCCGCACGTCCGGGCGCTCGCCGACCCGGCCACCGGCCTGGCCGTCGAGGGCGCCCGCCCGGTCGGCCTGCCCTGGCAGGAGCCGGACGCGCCGATGACCGGCGGCGGCCGCACCGACCTGTTCCGCACCGTCGACACCGAGGGCCGCACCGGCGACCGCCGCTCCGACTTCGACGACGTGTACGGCGACTGGGAGGCGCTGCGCGAACAGGCCGCGCTGCCCGCCCCCCGCCGGATCGACGCCGACCTGCGGGCCGCGCTGTCCACCGCCGCCGACGACCCGGAGCAGCTCACCGACGACCAGGCCCTGGCCCTGTTCCAGGCCGACGGCGACGCGCTGGACGCGCTGACCCGGATCGCCGACGAACTGCGCCGCGACACCGTCGGCGAGGACGTCACCTACTGCGTCACCCGGAACATCAACTTCACCAACGTCTGCTACACCGGCTGCCGGTTCTGCGCCTTCGCCCAGCGCCGCACCGACGCCGACGCCTACACCCTCTCGCTGGACCAGGTCGCCGAACGGGCCGAGCAGGCCTGGCAGGTCGGCGCGACCGAGGTGTGCATGCAGGGCGGCATCCACCCGGACCTGCCCGGCACCGCGTACTTCGACATCGCCCGGGCCGTGAAGGAGCGGGTGCCGGGCATCCACGTGCACGCCTTCTCGCCGATGGAGGTGGTCAACGGCGCCACCCGCACCGGCCTGTCGATCCGCGACTGGCTGGCCGCCGCGAAGGACGCCGGGCTGGACTCCATCCCCGGCACGGCCGCCGAGATCCTCGACGACGAGGTCCGCTGGGTGCTCACCAAGGGCAAGCTGCCCGCCGCGACCTGGGTCGAGGTGGTCACCGCCGCGCACGAGCTGGGCCTGCGCTCCTCCTCGACGATGATGTACGGCCACGTCGACACCCCCCGGCACTGGCTGGGCCACCTGCGGCTGCTCGCGCAGGTCCAGCAGCGCACCGGCGGCTTCACCGAGTTCGTCACCCTGCCGTTCGTGCACACCAACGCGCCGGTCTACCTGGCGGGCATCGCCCGGCCCGGCCCGACCGCCCGCGACAACCGGGCGGTCACCGCGATGGCCCGGCTGCTGCTGCACCCGCACATCCCCAACATCCAGACCAGCTGGGTCAAACTCGGCGCGGAGGGCGCCGCCGAGATGCTCCGCAGCGGCGCCAACGACCTCGGCGGCACCCTGATGGAGGAGACCATCTCCCGGATGGCGGGCTCCGGTTGGGGCTCCTACAAGTCGGTCCGCGACCTGGAGGCGATCGCCGCCCTGGCCGGCCGCCCGTCCCGCCAGCGCACCACCCTCTACGGCGAGGTGCCCGCCGAGCGCCGCGCCGCCGCCCTGGCCTCCGACGGGCACCTGCCGCGGCTGCTGCCGGTCCTCGACTAG
- a CDS encoding DUF397 domain-containing protein, with protein MSKATESLTWRKSSYSGGNGACVEIAVPGSASIAVRDSKDPQGPQLRFSEAAWAAFAAAAGAGRFGEL; from the coding sequence ATGAGCAAGGCCACCGAGAGCCTGACCTGGCGCAAGAGCAGCTACAGCGGGGGCAACGGCGCCTGCGTGGAGATCGCCGTGCCGGGTTCGGCCTCGATCGCGGTCCGCGACTCCAAGGACCCGCAGGGCCCGCAGCTGCGCTTCTCCGAGGCGGCCTGGGCGGCGTTCGCCGCGGCGGCCGGGGCGGGCCGCTTCGGCGAGCTCTGA
- a CDS encoding helix-turn-helix domain-containing protein translates to MSASVNPTVRRRRLGAELRRLRELKGMTAEEVAGRLMVSQSKISRLENGRRSISQRDVRDLCDVYEVEDERVRAGLMEMAKESRQRGWWHEFGDIPYSVYIGLEAEASSIRAYESSFVPGLLQTREYAEAVVAGTQPDTDPTAIRRRVDVRLKRQHRIHGADQLGSLWVVIDEAVLRRQVGGKPVMAEQLYQLVELGERANINLQVIPFSHGSHPGMTGTFSLLEFPESADSTVVYFEGVTSDLYLEKDADVRRYTNLYDHLRAAALSVAESRSMIATIAEEFMK, encoded by the coding sequence GTGTCCGCCAGCGTGAATCCGACGGTTCGCCGCCGCAGGCTCGGCGCCGAACTGCGGCGCCTGCGCGAGCTCAAGGGCATGACCGCCGAAGAGGTGGCCGGCCGCCTGATGGTCTCCCAGTCGAAGATCAGCCGGCTGGAGAACGGCCGCCGCTCGATCAGCCAGCGCGACGTGCGCGACCTGTGCGACGTCTACGAGGTCGAGGACGAGCGGGTCCGCGCCGGGCTGATGGAGATGGCCAAGGAGTCCCGGCAGCGCGGCTGGTGGCACGAGTTCGGGGACATCCCGTACAGCGTGTACATCGGGCTGGAGGCGGAGGCGTCCTCGATCCGGGCGTACGAGTCCTCGTTCGTGCCGGGGCTGCTGCAGACCCGCGAGTACGCCGAGGCGGTGGTGGCCGGGACGCAGCCGGACACCGACCCGACCGCGATCCGCCGCCGGGTGGACGTCCGGCTCAAGCGGCAGCACCGGATCCACGGCGCGGACCAGCTGGGCAGCCTGTGGGTGGTGATAGACGAGGCCGTGCTGCGCCGCCAGGTCGGCGGGAAGCCGGTGATGGCCGAGCAGTTGTACCAACTCGTCGAACTGGGCGAGCGGGCCAACATCAACCTCCAGGTCATCCCGTTCAGCCACGGCTCCCACCCCGGCATGACCGGGACATTCTCCCTGCTGGAGTTCCCCGAGTCGGCGGATTCCACGGTCGTCTACTTCGAAGGAGTGACGAGCGATCTCTACCTGGAGAAGGACGCCGACGTCCGCCGCTATACCAATCTGTACGACCACTTGAGGGCCGCGGCGCTGAGCGTCGCGGAGAGCCGGTCGATGATCGCCACCATCGCAGAGGAGTTCATGAAATGA